The following are encoded together in the Planctomycetia bacterium genome:
- a CDS encoding AAA family ATPase: MSTTQLVHRPAPVSLDELATLLAHRLGGTRYDVWFGKSRMTLNNGLLTVHVPSQFHKDRIAKNFMEPLREAALESLGTTPEIQIALDTHQAILPASLPLSPSTGELLPARTTGVVRLPFTEDTTMPARSENARADLAHRRDTDQTLNRPARQPRKWKLLDDFVVGPCNRLAYQGIINLLQDVEHSPRLITLFGPSGVGKTHLLEGLYTSLKKQVPGATVIYLSAEDFTNRFLGSLNTNQMNSFKKQFRDAAAFLIDDISFLAGKKSSQEEFIHTVDTLMRHGHPVVLSCDKHPKLLSDTMPLLADRLIGGGCWPIELPDKTTRINILQAKSEKLHMHLPKDVLQFLADRMRGNVREIEGVLHTIRHYSQVHQATITLAMVREAVSDQFPEQRKVTTLPQLELLVCKQLGIEPKRLHDGSRARAVSYPRMLVMYLARRLAGASYSEIGQFYGAKSHTTAIAAERKVARMLEEDAPLFANIDRCPVREIIESVEREVYRVK; the protein is encoded by the coding sequence ATGAGCACGACTCAACTGGTTCACCGCCCCGCGCCGGTTTCGCTCGATGAGTTAGCAACTCTGCTGGCCCATCGTCTGGGGGGAACCCGTTACGATGTCTGGTTCGGCAAAAGCAGAATGACCCTGAACAACGGTCTGCTCACGGTTCACGTTCCATCCCAGTTCCACAAAGACCGCATTGCCAAAAATTTCATGGAACCCCTGCGCGAGGCAGCTCTGGAATCACTCGGCACCACGCCGGAAATTCAGATTGCGCTCGATACGCATCAGGCCATACTCCCTGCTTCCCTGCCCCTGTCGCCCAGCACTGGAGAATTGTTACCGGCTCGAACCACAGGAGTGGTTCGTTTACCTTTCACGGAGGATACCACCATGCCAGCACGTTCTGAAAATGCCCGTGCCGATCTTGCTCACAGGCGGGATACCGACCAGACTTTGAATCGTCCGGCCCGACAGCCCCGCAAATGGAAACTTCTCGACGACTTTGTTGTCGGTCCGTGTAACCGCCTGGCCTACCAGGGCATTATCAACCTGCTGCAGGATGTTGAACATTCGCCCAGACTCATCACCCTGTTCGGACCTTCCGGTGTTGGCAAAACTCATTTGCTCGAAGGCCTCTATACATCGCTCAAAAAGCAAGTGCCTGGCGCCACGGTGATCTATCTCTCCGCAGAAGATTTCACCAATCGCTTCCTTGGTTCACTGAACACCAACCAGATGAACAGCTTCAAAAAGCAGTTCCGTGATGCCGCAGCGTTCCTGATTGACGACATCAGCTTCCTGGCCGGTAAAAAATCATCCCAGGAAGAATTCATTCACACTGTCGATACGCTGATGCGGCACGGCCATCCTGTTGTACTCTCGTGCGATAAGCATCCCAAACTGCTCTCAGACACCATGCCTCTACTGGCAGATCGCCTGATTGGTGGTGGCTGCTGGCCAATTGAACTTCCCGACAAAACCACACGCATCAACATTCTTCAGGCTAAGAGCGAAAAGCTCCATATGCATTTGCCCAAAGATGTTCTGCAATTCCTTGCTGACCGTATGCGGGGTAATGTTCGTGAGATTGAAGGCGTACTGCATACCATCCGACATTATTCCCAGGTACACCAGGCTACGATCACGCTGGCGATGGTTCGGGAAGCAGTCTCCGATCAGTTTCCAGAGCAACGCAAGGTAACCACGCTGCCTCAATTGGAATTGCTTGTCTGCAAACAACTCGGAATCGAACCCAAGCGGCTTCATGATGGCAGTCGGGCACGGGCTGTCAGCTATCCCCGCATGCTGGTGATGTACCTGGCACGCCGGCTGGCTGGAGCAAGTTACAGCGAAATCGGCCAGTTCTATGGTGCCAAGAGTCACACCACGGCCATTGCTGCTGAACGCAAAGTGGCCCGCATGCTGGAAGAAGATGCACCACTGTTTGCCAACATAGACCGTTGTCCGGTACGTGAAATTATTGAATCGGTCGAACGCGAGGTGTATCGGGTGAAATAG
- a CDS encoding sugar phosphate isomerase/epimerase: MLALLLASLLTAPPDDIFQMNNLVAWCVVPFDSKNRLPPERVAMLKTLGFTRLAYDWRDKHLPTLELELKHCIDQGIRMQAVWFPDRINFEAKWILEVLERNKTICELWVNLPEPVGEKDEEKVQAAIQHLKPLVDAASKIGCTICLYNHGGWIGEPKNQLAILKAFDANKIGVIYNLHHGHHHLDKFAEVLKQLKPYLKCITLNGMIPDGDKKGKKIIPVGAGSEDLKLLKMIRDSGYTGPIAILGHDHTVDVEERLRDNLDGLNWLKAQLNGSHAGPMPKWRSYK; the protein is encoded by the coding sequence ATGCTGGCGTTACTTCTAGCCTCGTTGCTGACCGCACCTCCGGACGATATCTTCCAGATGAATAATCTGGTAGCCTGGTGCGTGGTTCCTTTTGATTCTAAAAATCGTCTGCCTCCCGAACGGGTGGCCATGCTGAAGACGCTGGGGTTCACCCGGCTGGCTTACGATTGGAGAGACAAGCATCTGCCAACCTTGGAACTTGAGCTCAAACACTGCATTGATCAAGGCATCCGCATGCAGGCTGTCTGGTTTCCTGACCGCATTAACTTTGAAGCCAAGTGGATACTCGAAGTTCTTGAACGAAATAAAACCATCTGTGAACTCTGGGTCAATCTTCCCGAGCCGGTAGGAGAAAAAGACGAGGAGAAAGTGCAAGCTGCGATCCAGCATCTTAAGCCACTGGTGGATGCCGCCAGCAAGATTGGTTGTACGATCTGTCTTTACAATCACGGCGGCTGGATTGGCGAGCCAAAGAATCAACTCGCCATTCTGAAAGCTTTTGATGCGAATAAGATTGGTGTCATTTACAACCTGCACCATGGCCATCATCATCTCGACAAGTTTGCAGAAGTGCTCAAGCAACTGAAGCCTTATCTTAAATGCATTACCCTGAACGGTATGATTCCCGATGGCGACAAGAAGGGAAAGAAAATCATACCGGTTGGAGCGGGCAGTGAAGATTTGAAACTGCTCAAGATGATTCGCGATTCAGGCTATACAGGCCCGATCGCCATTCTCGGCCACGATCATACGGTGGATGTAGAAGAACGATTGCGCGACAATCTGGATGGATTGAACTGGCTCAAAGCCCAACTGAATGGTTCGCATGCAGGACCTATGCCCAAGTGGCGAAGTTATAAATAA
- a CDS encoding superoxide dismutase yields MKFELPKLSYPTAALAPVISQETMELHHGKHHAAYVTNLNAAVEKHASLADKSVEALLKDYKSLPDDVRQAIINNGGGHYNHSMFWEIMAPGGSKEPVGTLKDAIAGMGGFDKLKELVNDAGMKRFGSGWSWLVVDGGHLKVVSTANQDCPLQSNQYAVLGVDVWEHAYYVDYRNRRADYLKEWWKVVNWDIVGQRYDAGLKAK; encoded by the coding sequence ATGAAGTTCGAACTTCCCAAACTCAGCTATCCTACTGCAGCCCTGGCTCCCGTGATCAGTCAGGAAACCATGGAACTCCATCATGGCAAGCACCATGCTGCTTATGTGACCAACCTGAATGCTGCTGTCGAAAAGCATGCCAGCCTGGCTGACAAATCGGTAGAAGCACTGCTCAAGGATTACAAGAGCCTGCCTGACGATGTTCGCCAGGCCATCATCAATAACGGCGGCGGACATTACAATCACAGCATGTTCTGGGAAATCATGGCTCCGGGCGGCAGCAAGGAACCCGTTGGCACGCTGAAGGATGCCATCGCTGGCATGGGTGGATTCGACAAACTGAAAGAACTGGTCAATGATGCCGGCATGAAGCGATTTGGCTCAGGCTGGTCCTGGCTCGTGGTTGATGGTGGCCACCTGAAAGTTGTCAGCACCGCCAATCAGGATTGCCCGCTGCAAAGCAACCAGTACGCCGTGTTGGGTGTGGATGTCTGGGAACACGCTTACTATGTCGATTATCGCAACCGTCGGGCTGACTACCTGAAGGAATGGTGGAAGGTTGTAAATTGGGATATTGTTGGACAACGCTACGATGCAGGCCTGAAGGCGAAGTAG
- a CDS encoding serine hydrolase, whose product MKHLFVLQLSIFLASVSIGQETKTKQEKLTWQEVARATLNPMLEKKKIDQVMIGVIDQKGNKHYLAIGEKPEKLEKLDENTIFEIGSITKTMTSILLADAIQRMEMKLDDPIQQYLPAGMTVPTRDGKPVTLEQLATHTSGFPRMPQIQMDAIRKDGKLLADPDSRFDSDQLKKALETTKVKVEKKPRVDYSNFGTGLLGFALAHKYGKDYSTLIDDRLFKPLEMKSSFITVPASEQKRFIDGHSPTGTVVPHWDFTDPAVGAGGVRSTAADMLRYLEAAMGKTNALQPAFNLALAPQYEMNPRMQIGLTWLMLDMQKSRVWWHNGGTGGFSTYCAFSKSPGVAVVILCNRGGTNRDVDNLGMKLMDTLLKEGK is encoded by the coding sequence ATGAAGCATTTGTTTGTCCTGCAGTTGTCGATATTCCTCGCCAGTGTTTCCATCGGACAGGAAACCAAAACGAAACAGGAAAAACTCACCTGGCAGGAAGTAGCCCGGGCTACGCTGAACCCCATGCTGGAAAAGAAGAAAATCGATCAAGTGATGATTGGAGTGATTGATCAGAAAGGCAACAAGCATTACCTGGCAATCGGCGAGAAGCCCGAAAAACTCGAAAAGCTGGATGAGAATACCATCTTTGAAATCGGCTCGATTACCAAGACTATGACTTCCATCCTTCTCGCGGATGCCATCCAGCGGATGGAAATGAAACTGGATGATCCGATACAGCAGTATCTGCCTGCTGGGATGACGGTGCCAACCCGGGATGGAAAACCTGTTACTCTTGAACAGTTGGCGACTCATACATCAGGGTTTCCCCGAATGCCTCAAATACAGATGGACGCCATTAGAAAAGATGGCAAGCTGCTGGCTGACCCTGATTCCCGATTCGATAGCGATCAACTCAAAAAAGCTCTGGAAACAACGAAGGTGAAAGTGGAGAAGAAGCCCAGGGTGGATTACAGCAATTTCGGCACAGGTTTACTGGGATTTGCTCTCGCTCACAAGTATGGGAAAGACTACTCAACACTCATTGACGACCGGTTGTTTAAGCCACTGGAAATGAAGAGCAGCTTTATCACGGTACCAGCATCAGAGCAGAAACGATTTATTGATGGACACTCTCCCACGGGGACTGTGGTGCCACACTGGGATTTCACCGATCCAGCGGTAGGGGCCGGTGGCGTGCGTTCAACGGCTGCTGACATGCTGCGTTATCTGGAAGCAGCGATGGGCAAGACTAACGCGCTACAGCCTGCTTTCAACCTGGCACTTGCTCCACAATATGAAATGAATCCCCGTATGCAGATCGGCCTGACCTGGCTGATGCTTGATATGCAGAAGTCGCGCGTATGGTGGCACAACGGCGGTACGGGTGGTTTTTCTACCTATTGTGCCTTCAGCAAATCGCCCGGTGTCGCAGTGGTCATCCTCTGCAACCGGGGCGGCACGAATCGAGATGTAGATAACCTGGGTATGAAGCTTATGGATACGCTACTGAAAGAGGGGAAGTGA
- a CDS encoding helix-turn-helix transcriptional regulator gives MPSASIELGKLPEWKEVGKHLSRARRQMGLTQKGLADKCQLRQGEISAFESGRRHPTLAQLTELARSLDVPLQWFISGTLEGAVGALAELTVELRYWGIRDLPMQDIRIPGAFRPVEQLICLAIRGDAVPRLIVESMPYLLATVKWKSRLITAYAREVGDNRVLTRLGWLADITRSLYKAGQLAEAANQRGALNTLSKKATKGEKADSLGHPASDWATVPVVNMRWNMTYASNMDDFKKRVEQLRALKPVREE, from the coding sequence ATGCCAAGTGCATCGATTGAGCTGGGAAAACTGCCTGAATGGAAGGAAGTTGGCAAACATTTAAGCCGTGCCCGCCGCCAGATGGGACTGACTCAGAAGGGTCTTGCTGATAAATGTCAGTTAAGGCAGGGCGAAATATCGGCCTTCGAAAGCGGTCGCAGGCATCCAACCTTGGCACAACTAACAGAATTGGCCCGTTCTCTCGATGTGCCTTTGCAATGGTTCATTAGTGGTACTTTGGAAGGGGCAGTTGGGGCACTTGCAGAATTGACTGTGGAGTTGCGTTACTGGGGTATTCGTGATCTGCCCATGCAGGATATTCGAATACCGGGTGCATTCAGGCCAGTCGAACAGCTCATCTGCCTGGCTATACGAGGCGATGCGGTACCCAGGCTCATCGTCGAATCGATGCCTTATCTTCTTGCGACAGTTAAATGGAAATCAAGATTAATTACCGCCTATGCACGCGAAGTGGGAGATAACAGGGTGTTAACCAGGCTGGGCTGGCTTGCAGACATTACCCGCAGCCTGTACAAGGCTGGTCAGCTAGCCGAAGCTGCCAATCAACGTGGAGCGCTGAATACATTGAGCAAAAAAGCTACCAAAGGAGAAAAGGCAGACAGCCTGGGCCATCCAGCCTCTGACTGGGCCACGGTACCAGTTGTCAACATGCGATGGAATATGACCTATGCCTCCAACATGGATGATTTCAAAAAACGGGTAGAGCAGCTAAGGGCATTGAAACCTGTGCGTGAAGAATAG
- a CDS encoding quercetin 2,3-dioxygenase: protein MSLAPVVLPPNEGQTMAIVGDKYRFLATGKETGGLYTQIEAVVYPGGGPPPHIHRREVEAFYILEGEITFLIDGEQLVATPGMFANVPIGVVHTFRNNTDRPARMIITIAPSGLEEMFLACGKPVSPDAESVSPPTTEEIETLMKLAPEYGVELIL from the coding sequence ATGTCGCTTGCTCCCGTAGTGCTTCCACCTAACGAAGGCCAGACGATGGCTATTGTCGGAGACAAATACCGTTTCCTCGCTACCGGCAAGGAGACGGGTGGCCTCTACACCCAGATTGAAGCAGTGGTGTACCCAGGCGGCGGGCCGCCTCCACATATTCATCGCAGAGAGGTCGAAGCGTTTTACATTCTCGAAGGGGAAATCACGTTCCTTATTGATGGCGAGCAACTGGTGGCCACCCCAGGCATGTTTGCCAATGTTCCCATCGGTGTGGTTCATACCTTCAGAAACAATACCGACCGTCCTGCTCGTATGATCATCACTATTGCTCCGTCAGGTCTGGAAGAAATGTTTCTGGCTTGTGGCAAGCCGGTTTCGCCAGATGCTGAAAGTGTTTCACCACCCACTACTGAAGAAATCGAAACGCTGATGAAACTGGCGCCCGAGTATGGCGTTGAATTAATCCTGTAA
- a CDS encoding heavy metal translocating P-type ATPase, producing MSSTIDRSRLAIALLAVIAIVVHLILRYAVPHPEVFPWWVNLPLWIALVLGGIPLVFELVRKALNREFGSDLLAGISIVTSVILGEYLAGVFVVLMLSGGEALESYAVQSASSVLRALAKRMPAVAHRKEGNSTSDVKLDAVAIGDILVVHPHEICPVDGTVLEGHGSMDESYLTGEPYLLPKSPGTSVLSGSINGESVLVIKADKLAVDSRYAKIMQVMRDSEQHRPQLRRLGDQLGAWYTPIAVGIALLAWALSGEAIRFLAVLVVATPCPLLIAIPVAIIGGISLAARRGIIIKNPAALETIETCQTAIFDKTGTLTYGKPELTEIITAPGYHADDILRWTASLEQYSKHPLASAILHAAERKGLPLVHTDHVSEKPGQGLSGKLLGKEILVSHRRKFLKLHPDKANLLPPIAEGMECLILVNGEYAAVIRFRDRPRSDGKLFIDHLRPRHGIKRTLLVSGDRESEVEYLAKMVGITETYSSQTPEQKLELVRKETAAAPTVFVGDGINDAPALTAASVGIAFGQNSDITSEAADVVILESSLAKVDELLHIGQRMRNIALQSAVGGMALSVIGMLIAAAGYLPPVAGAICQEIIDVFAVLNALRVAWRPKQLTDF from the coding sequence ATGTCTTCCACCATTGATCGTTCCCGGTTGGCGATTGCACTATTGGCTGTGATCGCCATCGTTGTACATCTGATCCTGCGCTACGCGGTGCCTCATCCCGAAGTTTTCCCGTGGTGGGTGAACCTGCCTTTATGGATTGCCTTGGTGCTGGGTGGCATACCTCTGGTCTTCGAACTAGTTCGCAAAGCGCTAAATCGTGAGTTCGGCTCCGACCTGCTGGCTGGCATTTCCATTGTCACTTCGGTCATCCTCGGTGAATACCTGGCTGGAGTGTTTGTTGTGCTCATGCTTTCCGGCGGGGAAGCACTGGAAAGCTACGCCGTGCAGAGCGCTTCGTCAGTTTTGCGGGCACTAGCCAAGCGCATGCCTGCCGTTGCACATCGCAAAGAAGGCAACTCCACTAGCGATGTGAAACTCGATGCCGTAGCCATTGGCGATATTCTCGTCGTTCATCCCCATGAAATCTGTCCGGTCGATGGGACAGTCCTCGAAGGGCACGGCAGCATGGATGAATCGTACCTTACTGGTGAACCGTATCTGCTGCCCAAATCGCCCGGTACATCGGTTCTCTCCGGCTCCATCAACGGAGAATCGGTGCTGGTCATCAAGGCGGATAAACTCGCTGTCGATTCCCGCTACGCCAAGATCATGCAGGTAATGCGGGATAGCGAACAGCATCGACCTCAGTTGCGTCGACTCGGTGATCAACTCGGAGCCTGGTACACTCCGATTGCTGTCGGCATAGCCCTGCTCGCATGGGCTCTGAGCGGAGAAGCCATCCGCTTTCTGGCAGTGCTAGTGGTGGCAACGCCCTGCCCACTTCTCATCGCCATCCCTGTTGCCATCATCGGAGGTATCTCGCTGGCAGCACGACGGGGCATCATCATCAAAAACCCCGCTGCACTCGAGACGATTGAAACCTGTCAGACTGCTATCTTCGACAAGACCGGCACGCTGACCTACGGCAAGCCGGAATTGACCGAGATTATCACTGCACCAGGCTATCATGCCGATGACATCCTACGCTGGACTGCCAGCTTAGAGCAGTATTCCAAGCATCCGCTTGCCAGTGCGATCCTGCACGCTGCCGAGCGCAAGGGCCTGCCCCTGGTGCATACCGATCATGTCAGCGAAAAACCAGGCCAGGGATTATCAGGCAAATTGCTTGGCAAAGAAATACTCGTCTCCCATCGCCGCAAGTTTCTGAAATTGCATCCTGACAAAGCGAATCTGCTGCCACCTATTGCTGAGGGCATGGAGTGCCTGATTCTGGTCAATGGCGAATATGCCGCCGTCATCCGTTTTCGAGATCGACCTCGCAGTGATGGCAAATTGTTCATCGACCACTTGCGACCCCGGCATGGCATCAAGCGAACTTTGCTAGTATCGGGCGATCGGGAAAGTGAAGTCGAATACCTGGCCAAGATGGTTGGCATCACTGAAACCTATTCTTCGCAAACGCCGGAACAGAAACTCGAACTGGTTCGCAAGGAAACCGCAGCAGCACCTACGGTGTTTGTGGGAGATGGCATCAACGATGCCCCGGCCCTGACTGCAGCCTCCGTGGGCATTGCCTTCGGCCAGAACAGTGACATTACCTCTGAAGCTGCTGATGTAGTGATTCTGGAAAGCTCGCTCGCCAAGGTAGATGAGTTGCTGCACATTGGCCAGCGTATGCGGAACATCGCGCTGCAGAGTGCAGTAGGCGGCATGGCATTAAGCGTTATCGGTATGCTCATCGCCGCCGCTGGCTATCTACCACCCGTCGCCGGTGCGATCTGTCAGGAAATCATCGACGTATTCGCCGTGCTGAATGCTCTGCGAGTTGCCTGGCGGCCTAAACAATTGACCGATTTTTAG
- a CDS encoding phosphoglycerate kinase, whose translation MPKKTLTDLGNLQGKRVLIRVDFNVPQDDAGNISNDRRIRSAVPTIEHVIKNGGAAIIMSHFGRPKGDPKKDAPFKMDKIATRLGELLKKPVKKLDSVVGPEVTSAVAALKPGDVLVLENLRFNPGEQKGDEAFAKELAALGDVYVNDAFGTCHRTDASMYAVPAAMAGKPRVVGFLVAKELDILGQLLSNPPRPLIGVMGGAKVSDKMGFIKSMLQRVDQLLIGGAMTYTFMLAKGQTIGSSKAEADKIDLAKELLSLGGDKIVLPVDHLTADKPDASAKTTVVEGQIPAGAFGMDIGPKTIALYSDLIRKAGTVVWNGPLGKFEDEPFANGTKAVARAMTECKGTTIVGGGETAEAVEAFGLDTKMTHVSTGGGAFLEYVEGTPFKALSVIDEK comes from the coding sequence ATGCCCAAGAAAACCCTCACCGACCTCGGCAACCTGCAAGGCAAGCGCGTTCTTATCCGCGTCGATTTCAATGTTCCTCAGGACGATGCAGGGAACATCAGCAATGATCGCCGTATTCGCTCTGCGGTACCCACCATTGAACATGTCATCAAGAATGGTGGTGCAGCCATCATTATGAGCCACTTCGGCAGGCCCAAGGGCGATCCGAAGAAAGATGCCCCATTCAAGATGGACAAAATTGCCACTCGACTGGGTGAATTATTGAAAAAGCCTGTCAAAAAACTGGACAGCGTTGTGGGGCCAGAAGTAACATCTGCTGTCGCTGCACTAAAACCAGGCGATGTCCTCGTCCTGGAAAATCTGCGATTTAACCCCGGTGAACAGAAAGGCGATGAAGCCTTTGCCAAAGAACTGGCAGCCTTGGGCGATGTCTATGTCAACGATGCCTTCGGCACCTGCCATCGTACCGATGCTTCGATGTACGCAGTGCCTGCAGCGATGGCAGGCAAACCCCGCGTCGTGGGATTTCTGGTTGCCAAGGAACTGGACATTCTGGGCCAACTTCTCAGCAATCCACCCCGTCCATTGATTGGAGTCATGGGTGGCGCCAAAGTCTCCGACAAGATGGGCTTCATCAAGAGCATGCTCCAGAGAGTTGACCAACTCCTGATCGGCGGTGCCATGACCTATACCTTTATGCTGGCCAAGGGACAGACCATTGGCAGTAGTAAAGCAGAAGCCGATAAGATCGATCTCGCTAAAGAGTTGCTTTCCTTGGGCGGAGATAAGATCGTTCTGCCTGTCGATCACCTGACTGCAGACAAGCCCGATGCCAGCGCCAAAACCACCGTGGTAGAGGGTCAGATTCCCGCAGGTGCTTTCGGCATGGATATCGGCCCCAAAACCATAGCACTCTACAGCGACTTGATTCGCAAGGCTGGCACGGTTGTCTGGAACGGCCCGCTGGGCAAGTTTGAAGACGAACCGTTCGCTAACGGTACCAAAGCTGTCGCGCGGGCGATGACCGAATGCAAAGGCACCACCATCGTAGGTGGTGGCGAAACCGCTGAAGCCGTGGAAGCCTTCGGCCTCGATACGAAAATGACCCATGTCTCCACAGGCGGCGGAGCGTTCCTGGAATATGTGGAAGGCACTCCCTTCAAGGCTCTCTCGGTCATTGATGAAAAGTAA
- the gap gene encoding type I glyceraldehyde-3-phosphate dehydrogenase gives MAVRVAINGFGRIGRMVMRILAMRGGFDVVAINDLDDPKGLAHLLKYDSAHGKFSKSVTVDGDTMVVDGKPIKVLKEKVPANLPWKAMNVDLVIECSGVFNDKESPKGGFGDHLKAGAKKVIISAPAKGEDITVVMGVNDSKLTKEHQTISNASCTTNCLAPMAMVLDENFGIVNGVMNTIHAYTNDQRIADQIHKDLRRARAAAINIIPSSTGAAKAIGLVLPHLAGKLDGFSLRVPVITGSITDLTVNLKKEVTVEEVNAAIKSAADGKLKGILEYSEEPLVSCDIIDNPHSCIFDGLSTLVSPKGKGNTVKVLGWYDNEWGYSERTVDLAAKVAKLM, from the coding sequence ATGGCAGTGCGTGTAGCAATCAATGGATTTGGACGTATCGGCCGTATGGTGATGCGCATTTTAGCCATGCGAGGCGGGTTCGATGTTGTCGCCATCAATGATCTGGATGATCCCAAAGGGCTGGCACATCTGCTCAAGTATGATAGTGCACATGGTAAGTTCTCCAAATCGGTTACCGTCGATGGCGACACCATGGTGGTGGATGGCAAGCCCATCAAGGTACTGAAGGAAAAAGTGCCTGCCAACCTGCCGTGGAAGGCAATGAATGTCGATCTTGTGATCGAATGCTCCGGTGTATTTAACGATAAGGAAAGCCCCAAGGGTGGTTTTGGCGACCATCTGAAAGCTGGAGCCAAGAAAGTCATTATCTCCGCACCAGCCAAGGGTGAAGACATCACTGTGGTGATGGGCGTCAATGACAGCAAGCTGACCAAAGAACATCAAACCATCTCCAATGCCAGTTGCACCACCAACTGTCTGGCTCCCATGGCTATGGTTCTGGATGAAAACTTCGGCATCGTCAACGGCGTGATGAACACCATTCATGCTTATACCAACGATCAGCGCATTGCAGACCAGATTCACAAGGATCTGCGTCGCGCCCGCGCAGCTGCCATCAACATCATTCCCAGTTCCACCGGTGCAGCCAAGGCTATCGGCCTGGTGCTGCCTCATCTGGCTGGAAAGCTCGATGGATTTTCGCTGCGTGTTCCTGTCATCACTGGCAGCATCACTGATCTGACAGTCAACCTCAAGAAAGAGGTAACGGTGGAAGAAGTGAACGCTGCCATCAAGTCTGCCGCTGATGGCAAGCTGAAAGGCATTCTGGAATACAGTGAAGAGCCACTGGTTTCCTGCGACATCATCGACAACCCTCACTCGTGCATCTTCGATGGACTTAGCACGCTGGTCAGTCCCAAGGGCAAGGGGAACACTGTCAAAGTCCTCGGCTGGTACGACAACGAATGGGGCTACAGCGAACGCACCGTTGACCTGGCTGCGAAAGTGGCAAAGTTGATGTAA
- a CDS encoding acetylhydrolase: MLLSCLLLALAFQDTSTYPDPGPHAVASKNFDWNDAERKRDVPVKIYYPQDVKTPVPVILWSHGLGGNREAYVYLGKFWASHGYVVVHLQHKGSDSAVLRDGGMQALRTAGNARNAMDRPKDITFVIDQLTKLNQDDGDFKGRFNLNAIGVGGHSFGAQTTLLAGGQKLGPATSFTDSRVKALMPMSAPVPAAILREQAYQNIKLPIMHMTGTKDDSPIGETKPEERRIPFDKISGCPQWFINFQDGDHMIFSGRMARADNEQKKQDVVFQKLIKQCSLAFWNAHLKKDAQALDWLNNHMKTYLGKHAASVETKR, translated from the coding sequence ATGCTCCTCTCTTGCTTGCTGCTTGCGTTGGCGTTTCAGGATACTTCTACTTATCCCGATCCAGGTCCACATGCCGTTGCCAGCAAAAACTTCGATTGGAATGATGCCGAGCGCAAGCGGGATGTTCCAGTCAAAATCTATTATCCACAAGATGTGAAAACGCCTGTTCCGGTCATTCTCTGGTCGCATGGACTCGGTGGCAATCGTGAAGCCTATGTATACCTTGGCAAGTTCTGGGCCAGTCACGGCTACGTAGTGGTGCATCTGCAGCATAAAGGATCGGACAGCGCTGTCCTGCGGGATGGTGGTATGCAGGCATTGCGCACCGCAGGCAACGCCCGCAATGCCATGGATCGACCGAAGGACATTACTTTTGTGATCGATCAACTCACAAAGTTGAACCAGGACGATGGCGATTTCAAGGGTCGCTTCAATCTGAATGCCATCGGAGTGGGTGGACATTCGTTTGGTGCGCAAACCACGTTGCTGGCAGGCGGCCAAAAACTGGGGCCAGCTACATCCTTTACCGATAGCCGCGTCAAGGCACTGATGCCCATGTCGGCACCGGTACCCGCAGCCATCCTGCGCGAACAGGCTTATCAGAATATCAAACTGCCCATTATGCACATGACCGGAACCAAAGATGATAGCCCCATCGGCGAAACCAAACCGGAAGAACGTCGTATTCCTTTTGATAAAATCTCCGGCTGTCCGCAGTGGTTCATCAACTTTCAGGATGGCGACCATATGATCTTCTCCGGCAGAATGGCTCGCGCTGACAATGAGCAGAAAAAACAGGATGTTGTCTTTCAGAAACTGATCAAGCAGTGCAGCCTGGCGTTCTGGAACGCCCATCTTAAGAAAGATGCTCAAGCACTCGATTGGCTCAATAACCATATGAAAACGTATCTGGGCAAACATGCAGCCAGTGTTGAGACGAAGCGATAA
- a CDS encoding cupin domain-containing protein: MNYTHILDLAQEAQPPDKGILSKTIHMDEQIKAVLFGFGNGEELSEHTASKPAMLFFVKGEATVGLGEEKREAQPGTFVHMTAGLKHSIKANTPLVMLLILLKQG, encoded by the coding sequence ATGAACTATACACATATTCTGGATCTCGCCCAAGAAGCACAGCCACCCGACAAGGGCATTTTGAGCAAGACCATCCATATGGATGAACAGATCAAGGCAGTGCTGTTTGGATTTGGGAATGGTGAAGAACTCTCGGAACACACCGCATCCAAACCTGCCATGCTCTTTTTCGTAAAGGGTGAAGCCACAGTTGGCCTGGGTGAAGAGAAGAGGGAAGCGCAGCCTGGTACTTTTGTCCACATGACTGCAGGACTGAAACATTCTATCAAAGCCAATACTCCTCTCGTCATGCTTCTGATACTTCTCAAACAGGGATGA